A window of the Chthonomonas sp. genome harbors these coding sequences:
- the pilM gene encoding type IV pilus assembly protein PilM — protein sequence MAKKLTSVLGIDIGSQQIKIAEIKMQGREPAVTALGIARTPEGAVDHTGVYDVDNVAQVVKDLAQASGASVNQVVVTVAGQASVLVRTVEAPRLEGTELKNHMEWEITRNVPFAETTIQSDFKPIPGGDPASQNMDVIMAISPQSAIDTLVDIVKKSGKNLAVIDVEPLGLARAFKATYGADYDNQTVCVVDFGHKTTAINIYRDGYLMLPRQVPMGGENFTQAIAANMGVGMDEAEHMKTTRARVPENAGQQNAFGQTGGFEPFNPFADAAAFNPGLTINVPAADPGPGAAGTGGSLYDYAAPTPGADDTPADFNAYAAADATPEPEPEPAMAPVPAAPPQNDEETQLYQAFAQVLDEFVSELRRSVDYYRSKGGEVSAVLLVGGASKLPGLTEHLQASLGIPTSLLDPSRGLPINAKRLEAGLLENNRQDFAIAIGNGLHIAFD from the coding sequence ATGGCGAAAAAGCTAACGAGCGTTTTAGGGATCGATATCGGCAGTCAGCAGATTAAGATCGCCGAAATCAAGATGCAAGGACGCGAACCAGCGGTGACTGCGCTGGGGATCGCCCGTACGCCCGAAGGGGCGGTTGACCATACCGGTGTCTACGACGTGGATAACGTCGCCCAGGTGGTCAAAGACCTGGCGCAGGCTTCGGGAGCCTCGGTCAACCAAGTGGTGGTGACCGTCGCCGGGCAAGCATCCGTTTTGGTTCGCACGGTGGAGGCTCCGCGCCTCGAAGGCACCGAGCTAAAGAACCACATGGAATGGGAAATTACGCGCAACGTGCCGTTCGCGGAAACCACCATCCAATCCGACTTCAAGCCGATACCGGGCGGCGATCCGGCTAGCCAAAACATGGACGTGATTATGGCGATCTCGCCCCAGTCCGCTATTGACACGCTGGTGGACATCGTCAAGAAGTCCGGCAAGAATCTCGCCGTCATCGACGTGGAGCCGCTAGGCCTCGCCCGAGCGTTCAAGGCCACCTACGGCGCGGATTACGATAACCAAACCGTCTGCGTGGTGGACTTCGGCCATAAGACGACGGCCATTAATATTTACCGCGACGGCTACCTGATGCTTCCGCGCCAAGTGCCAATGGGCGGCGAAAACTTTACGCAGGCCATTGCCGCCAACATGGGCGTCGGCATGGACGAAGCCGAGCACATGAAGACCACGCGCGCCCGAGTCCCGGAAAACGCTGGTCAACAAAACGCGTTTGGTCAAACTGGTGGTTTCGAACCGTTCAATCCGTTCGCGGATGCGGCGGCGTTCAATCCTGGTCTAACGATCAACGTCCCCGCGGCCGATCCTGGTCCCGGTGCGGCCGGAACCGGTGGCAGCCTGTACGATTACGCGGCGCCAACTCCGGGGGCCGACGACACTCCTGCTGATTTCAACGCGTACGCCGCGGCGGACGCGACTCCTGAGCCGGAACCCGAGCCCGCGATGGCCCCGGTGCCGGCGGCTCCCCCGCAAAACGACGAGGAAACGCAGCTGTACCAAGCCTTTGCGCAAGTGCTCGACGAGTTCGTCAGCGAGCTGCGCCGATCGGTGGATTACTACCGCTCGAAGGGTGGCGAAGTTTCGGCCGTCCTGCTCGTGGGTGGCGCGTCGAAGTTGCCTGGACTTACCGAGCATCTTCAAGCCTCGCTCGGCATTCCAACCTCGCTGCTCGATCCGTCGCGCGGCCTCCCGATTAATGCCAAGCGCCTGGAAGCGGGTCTGCTGGAAAATAATCGCCAAGATTTCGCCATTGCCATCGGCAACGGCCTGCACATTGCCTTTGATTGA
- a CDS encoding AAA family ATPase has product MTQWWILVGMMGSGKSMVGRKLSEISGRPLQDTDQLLQNRFGRTIGKIFDIYGEAAFRDHETSVLKTLDPEAGILATGGGVIVRPQNRVELARLGKTIYLQVPPDKLIERLSLSRRRRPLLETENWEDRFRDLYESRREIYEGADLTFPVSAEDLEDTAAALHVRLMELGW; this is encoded by the coding sequence ATGACTCAATGGTGGATCCTCGTGGGCATGATGGGGTCCGGAAAATCGATGGTGGGCAGGAAGCTCTCCGAGATATCCGGGCGGCCCTTGCAGGACACCGACCAGCTTCTCCAAAACCGCTTTGGCCGCACCATCGGCAAGATTTTTGACATCTACGGAGAGGCCGCCTTCCGCGACCACGAAACGAGCGTGTTGAAAACCCTGGACCCGGAGGCCGGGATTTTGGCCACCGGCGGCGGCGTGATTGTCCGCCCCCAAAACCGCGTCGAGCTCGCGCGCCTCGGCAAAACCATCTATCTGCAAGTGCCGCCCGACAAGCTCATCGAGCGCCTCAGCCTTAGCCGACGCCGTCGCCCCCTGCTGGAAACGGAAAACTGGGAAGACCGCTTCCGCGACCTTTACGAATCGCGGCGCGAGATCTACGAAGGCGCGGACCTCACCTTTCCTGTTTCCGCTGAGGACCTGGAAGACACCGCCGCCGCCCTGCATGTGCGGCTGATGGAGCTCGGATGGTAG
- the aroB gene encoding 3-dehydroquinate synthase, which produces MVVQHSRGSYPVHFGEGMPELPAGAPLITDSNLAALYPELIANHPHMIVPAGEASKSLLSVGPIVSWLASQNVRRDQPIVALGGGVIGDLAGFVASIYMRGIPFIQVPTSLLAMVDSSVGGKVGVDLPEGKNLVGAFWPPAAVHIHPVFLHSLPDFELTNGLAEVAKMGAILDPALLESLQPDGATLAQIQRSVDLKRQCVEADEFERSGIRATLNFGHTIGHALEQVTDYEIPHGRAVAIGMIAETQLGEQLGHTPAGTADWLRAHLERLGLPTSIPAAARQPQALIQAMRRDKKVSGENLAFALLTARGACKLFADIPVRAVEELFNNIS; this is translated from the coding sequence ATGGTAGTCCAACATTCGCGCGGCTCGTATCCGGTCCATTTTGGCGAGGGCATGCCGGAACTCCCCGCCGGCGCGCCCCTCATCACCGATTCCAATCTCGCCGCGCTCTATCCGGAGCTCATCGCGAACCATCCCCACATGATAGTGCCCGCCGGCGAGGCGAGCAAAAGCCTGCTCTCGGTGGGTCCCATCGTCAGTTGGCTAGCCAGCCAAAACGTCCGCCGCGACCAGCCCATCGTCGCTCTCGGCGGAGGGGTCATTGGCGATCTCGCCGGGTTTGTCGCCAGCATCTACATGCGCGGCATCCCGTTCATCCAGGTCCCCACAAGCTTGCTCGCGATGGTGGATTCGTCGGTCGGCGGCAAGGTGGGCGTGGACCTGCCCGAGGGCAAGAATCTCGTGGGCGCGTTTTGGCCACCCGCGGCGGTGCACATTCACCCCGTCTTTTTACATTCGTTGCCCGATTTTGAACTCACCAACGGCCTTGCCGAGGTCGCCAAGATGGGCGCGATCCTCGACCCGGCGCTGCTCGAAAGCCTTCAACCCGACGGCGCAACCCTGGCGCAGATTCAGCGCAGCGTTGACCTCAAACGGCAGTGCGTGGAGGCGGATGAGTTTGAGCGGAGCGGCATCCGGGCGACCCTCAACTTCGGCCACACCATCGGCCACGCTCTGGAGCAAGTGACCGATTACGAGATTCCTCACGGCCGCGCGGTGGCCATCGGCATGATCGCCGAGACCCAGCTGGGCGAGCAACTGGGCCACACTCCAGCCGGCACCGCCGACTGGCTGCGCGCTCACTTGGAGCGCCTAGGCTTGCCGACAAGCATCCCGGCCGCCGCCCGCCAACCGCAAGCATTGATCCAAGCGATGCGGCGAGATAAGAAAGTCTCCGGCGAGAACTTAGCTTTTGCGCTCCTGACAGCACGCGGGGCGTGTAAACTCTTCGCGGACATCCCAGTGCGGGCGGTGGAGGAGCTATTCAACAACATAAGCTAA
- a CDS encoding PASTA domain-containing protein, whose product MIGTVLSMRYELMKETERSPLFRVFKARDRVVGRDVVVRVLDEPFASEEPFLTALSEVVQRSISLPHPNIERMLELQREDGVSYLVSEFSPGVPLAERIGLLAPFSPGVALGMISDICLGLMMLHESGVTHGDLSSRNIMVGPDNRVRITLAGMWTSFSHSRTAGAVVLPMMAPYLAPDITRGEMPSPSTDMYAVGVLLFELLTGKMPYPGDNAMAIAVKQSAEPIPSAVATNSSVPMVLDKMLQKVLAKSKGERYPDIRSLLADIRIVQDGLRFGRQLAWPLVPDPQDTAAQAEPDERVVVPASIASRIADIPKTVAISTSPKVDAGAASRPQPKPEDAGLIAPRMGAVRDKMKPEETPIEISDSIPKGLRMLLILITLMLLVLAGSYVFWNLTKPKEIRMPKVTFISASEADKKLKMMGLKMRVIKRQIDQKYSENTVLETNPSANQAIKQGSTVNVIISAGTGFVEVPDLVGRSVEEAKQTLTTLGLQLREPVKRAYDDKVREGNIIEQRPRAKVQIERNAGKVAVTVSRGKFRDAAEGEGGGKTQKYTIRLTMPEGQPETEVQITVVDADGERSVFSERLSGQSATRSIEVEAAGDEPEYRVYYDGQLVDQKPLKESRR is encoded by the coding sequence ATGATCGGCACCGTGCTCAGCATGCGCTACGAGCTGATGAAGGAGACCGAGCGATCGCCGCTGTTCCGTGTTTTCAAGGCCCGCGATCGGGTTGTGGGTCGCGACGTGGTCGTCCGCGTGCTCGACGAGCCGTTCGCCAGCGAGGAGCCGTTCCTCACCGCGCTTTCCGAAGTCGTGCAGCGCAGCATCTCGCTGCCTCACCCCAATATCGAGCGCATGTTGGAATTGCAACGGGAAGACGGCGTTTCGTATCTGGTGTCCGAATTCAGCCCGGGCGTCCCTCTCGCCGAGCGAATCGGCTTGCTCGCGCCGTTCAGCCCGGGCGTGGCCCTCGGCATGATCAGCGACATCTGTTTGGGACTAATGATGTTGCACGAGAGCGGCGTGACGCACGGCGACCTGAGTAGCCGCAACATCATGGTGGGGCCGGACAATCGCGTGCGCATTACGCTGGCCGGCATGTGGACGAGCTTTAGTCATAGTCGCACGGCGGGCGCGGTCGTCTTGCCCATGATGGCGCCCTACCTTGCGCCCGATATCACGCGCGGCGAAATGCCGAGCCCAAGCACCGACATGTACGCCGTCGGCGTGCTGCTGTTTGAACTTCTGACGGGCAAAATGCCCTATCCCGGCGACAACGCGATGGCGATTGCCGTGAAGCAGTCGGCCGAGCCGATTCCTTCGGCGGTGGCCACCAATTCCAGCGTGCCGATGGTGCTCGACAAGATGCTGCAAAAGGTGTTAGCGAAGAGCAAGGGCGAGCGCTATCCCGATATCCGGTCGCTGCTCGCCGACATTCGCATTGTTCAAGATGGGCTGCGGTTTGGCCGTCAACTCGCCTGGCCGCTTGTGCCCGATCCGCAAGACACGGCGGCGCAAGCCGAGCCCGACGAGCGCGTAGTGGTGCCCGCCAGCATCGCCAGCCGCATTGCCGACATTCCTAAGACGGTCGCGATTTCAACAAGTCCGAAAGTAGACGCGGGTGCCGCGAGTCGGCCGCAACCCAAGCCCGAGGACGCCGGCCTGATCGCGCCGCGCATGGGCGCCGTGCGCGACAAGATGAAGCCCGAGGAAACGCCAATCGAGATCAGCGACTCCATTCCGAAGGGGCTGCGCATGCTGCTCATCCTCATCACGCTGATGTTGCTGGTGCTCGCGGGTAGTTACGTTTTTTGGAACCTGACCAAACCCAAGGAAATCCGGATGCCCAAGGTGACGTTCATCAGCGCCTCCGAAGCCGACAAGAAGCTAAAGATGATGGGTCTGAAAATGCGCGTCATCAAGCGGCAGATTGATCAAAAGTATTCGGAAAATACGGTGCTCGAAACCAACCCCAGCGCCAACCAAGCCATTAAGCAGGGCAGCACGGTAAACGTGATTATCTCTGCAGGCACGGGCTTTGTCGAAGTGCCCGACTTGGTCGGTCGCAGCGTAGAAGAGGCGAAGCAGACCCTCACAACACTCGGTTTGCAGCTTCGCGAACCGGTCAAACGCGCTTACGATGACAAGGTCCGTGAGGGCAACATCATCGAGCAACGTCCGCGCGCGAAGGTGCAGATCGAGCGCAATGCCGGGAAGGTCGCGGTGACGGTGAGTCGCGGCAAGTTCCGCGATGCCGCCGAAGGGGAAGGCGGCGGCAAAACGCAAAAATACACGATTCGCCTGACCATGCCCGAGGGTCAGCCGGAAACCGAAGTGCAGATCACGGTCGTGGATGCTGACGGCGAGCGGTCGGTGTTTAGCGAGCGCCTCAGTGGCCAAAGCGCCACGCGTAGTATCGAAGTGGAAGCCGCGGGCGACGAACCCGAGTACCGCGTTTACTACGACGGCCAACTGGTGGACCAAAAGCCGCTCAAGGAGTCGCGCCGGTGA
- a CDS encoding ribulose-phosphate 3-epimerase, producing MKIAPSILSFPLAEVAGPVRDMVAAGVDLIHFDVMDGQFVPPITFGDALVQSLRPVGEILFEAHLMTLTPEAHFEAFARAGCQRIIFHAEATMHSHRLVQSLKGMGIEAGVAINPGTPVQVLEPVLDMLDIALVMTVNPGWGGQAFLGDCLQKVAWIKARRPDLLVESDGGVNDKTWPIAQAAGVDIAVVGSYLTGPEGISALVRRLRACG from the coding sequence GTGAAGATCGCGCCGAGCATCCTCAGCTTTCCGCTGGCCGAAGTGGCCGGCCCGGTTCGCGACATGGTCGCCGCCGGGGTGGACTTGATCCACTTTGATGTGATGGACGGGCAGTTTGTGCCGCCGATCACATTCGGCGATGCGCTCGTGCAGAGCCTTCGTCCGGTCGGCGAAATCCTGTTCGAAGCCCACTTGATGACCCTCACGCCCGAAGCGCATTTCGAGGCGTTTGCCCGCGCCGGATGCCAGCGCATTATTTTCCATGCGGAGGCCACGATGCACAGCCATCGCTTGGTGCAGAGCCTCAAGGGCATGGGCATTGAGGCCGGAGTGGCGATCAATCCCGGTACGCCGGTGCAGGTTTTGGAGCCCGTGCTCGACATGCTCGACATCGCGCTTGTGATGACGGTCAACCCCGGCTGGGGCGGCCAGGCGTTTCTTGGCGACTGCCTGCAAAAGGTGGCGTGGATCAAGGCTCGACGACCCGACCTGCTGGTGGAGAGTGATGGCGGCGTCAACGACAAGACTTGGCCCATTGCTCAGGCGGCGGGCGTGGATATCGCGGTGGTGGGAAGCTATCTGACCGGGCCTGAAGGCATTTCCGCGCTAGTGCGGAGGCTCCGCGCATGTGGCTAA
- the ribD gene encoding bifunctional diaminohydroxyphosphoribosylaminopyrimidine deaminase/5-amino-6-(5-phosphoribosylamino)uracil reductase RibD: MPERSSRDAAMDRALELAQQGYPAPNPHVGCVIVRDGEIVGEGYHDHAGGPHAEVVALRQAGDRARGAEVFVTLEPCNHQGRTGPCTQALISAGVAKVWIGALDESRPRAEAGVHVLRDAGVATEVWPEDMAERAQWVARQFSRQRVTVVGKVAITADGFLARLDGTSKWITGESARAMGHSMRAELGAVLVGRRTLELDNPQLTARVLGVVNQPSRLVLDPHSRVGADHEFFASGGRRLCLRAEHGFDIALADTQNASIIQAVAGLGATGLMIEGGATLLSAMLPAMDQFEVFRSPDEWGEGQPFLTPQVQQAFAEEFRVTRSMRLDRDFWFTYKRVGTR; encoded by the coding sequence ATGCCCGAAAGGAGTAGTCGCGACGCCGCGATGGATCGGGCGCTGGAACTCGCTCAGCAGGGCTATCCCGCGCCGAACCCGCACGTGGGTTGCGTCATCGTTCGAGACGGCGAGATCGTCGGCGAGGGCTATCACGACCACGCCGGTGGCCCGCACGCCGAGGTTGTCGCGTTGCGGCAAGCCGGAGACCGGGCTCGCGGCGCGGAGGTTTTCGTCACGCTGGAGCCCTGCAATCATCAGGGGCGCACCGGCCCGTGCACCCAGGCCTTGATCAGCGCGGGCGTGGCCAAGGTCTGGATTGGTGCCCTGGATGAGAGTCGCCCAAGGGCGGAGGCGGGCGTTCATGTGTTGCGTGATGCCGGGGTTGCCACTGAGGTTTGGCCCGAAGACATGGCCGAACGCGCGCAATGGGTCGCGCGCCAGTTTTCCCGGCAACGAGTGACGGTGGTCGGCAAGGTCGCGATTACAGCGGACGGATTTTTGGCGCGGCTCGACGGCACCAGCAAGTGGATCACGGGCGAATCGGCCCGGGCCATGGGCCACAGCATGCGCGCCGAGTTGGGTGCGGTGTTGGTGGGTCGCCGCACGTTAGAACTCGACAACCCGCAGCTCACCGCGCGCGTGCTGGGCGTGGTGAATCAACCGTCTCGGCTGGTGCTCGACCCCCATTCGCGCGTGGGGGCAGATCATGAGTTCTTCGCGAGCGGCGGGCGGCGATTGTGCCTGCGTGCGGAGCATGGTTTTGATATTGCGCTCGCTGATACGCAGAACGCCAGCATCATACAGGCGGTCGCCGGCCTTGGCGCGACGGGCTTGATGATTGAGGGGGGCGCGACGTTGCTCAGCGCGATGCTGCCCGCCATGGACCAGTTTGAGGTGTTCCGCTCGCCCGATGAATGGGGCGAAGGGCAGCCGTTTTTGACGCCTCAAGTTCAACAAGCTTTTGCCGAAGAGTTTAGGGTCACGCGCAGTATGCGGCTCGACCGGGACTTTTGGTTCACGTACAAAAGAGTGGGAACGCGGTAA
- the pdxT gene encoding pyridoxal 5'-phosphate synthase glutaminase subunit PdxT, whose amino-acid sequence MRVVVGIVSIQGNFAKHAEAVQAAGGSSKEVRTPTDLAGVDRLIIPGGESSTVGMLMQRFGLGEAIVAAVAEGMPIWGTCMGMILMAREVEDRDQFRLNLLDIKVRRNAFGRQVHSFEQQIPMVGLTEPVTAVFIRAPVVVERADDVQVLAAIDDQVVAVRQGNRLGTSFHPELTDDVSVHRYFLGF is encoded by the coding sequence ATGAGGGTCGTGGTTGGCATTGTCAGCATTCAAGGCAACTTCGCAAAACACGCCGAGGCCGTGCAGGCGGCGGGCGGCTCCAGCAAGGAAGTGCGCACCCCCACCGATCTGGCGGGCGTTGACCGGCTGATCATTCCCGGTGGCGAAAGCTCGACGGTGGGCATGCTGATGCAGCGGTTCGGGCTCGGCGAGGCGATCGTGGCCGCCGTGGCCGAAGGGATGCCGATTTGGGGCACCTGCATGGGCATGATTTTGATGGCCCGGGAAGTCGAGGATCGCGACCAGTTTCGCCTCAACCTGTTGGATATCAAGGTCCGCCGCAACGCTTTTGGGCGGCAGGTTCACAGCTTTGAGCAGCAGATTCCAATGGTCGGCCTGACCGAGCCGGTGACGGCGGTGTTCATTCGCGCGCCGGTCGTGGTGGAGCGAGCCGACGACGTGCAAGTTCTGGCCGCGATTGATGACCAGGTGGTCGCCGTGCGGCAAGGGAATCGGCTGGGAACCTCTTTTCATCCCGAGCTGACGGACGATGTCTCAGTCCACCGCTACTTTTTGGGGTTCTAA
- a CDS encoding chemotaxis protein CheC encodes MGFEISMNTVQLSAVHEICNIGLGHALTALSTMTGRSFNMEIPKVDAVPAATISQMLGGPDEIVVSVLMPFEGDVDGQMAFLFPWESAQQLWAMLLGAAPADYAAVDDMHMSATREVGNIINSSFLNALADMTGLRMHATPPSFALDMAISVAGSIVVEAEAREAVALAVETAIFDSEHTTKGYFVLIPTVATLRTMFERLGIAEAA; translated from the coding sequence ATGGGTTTTGAGATTTCGATGAATACGGTGCAGCTCTCGGCGGTGCACGAGATTTGCAACATTGGCCTGGGTCACGCGCTCACTGCGCTCTCGACCATGACAGGGCGCAGCTTCAACATGGAGATCCCGAAGGTGGATGCGGTGCCCGCGGCGACGATTTCGCAGATGCTGGGCGGTCCGGACGAAATCGTGGTCTCAGTGCTGATGCCGTTCGAGGGCGATGTGGATGGTCAGATGGCGTTCCTCTTCCCGTGGGAAAGCGCGCAACAACTTTGGGCCATGCTGCTCGGCGCGGCTCCGGCCGACTACGCCGCGGTGGACGACATGCACATGTCCGCCACTCGCGAGGTCGGCAACATCATCAATTCCAGTTTTCTCAACGCGCTGGCCGACATGACCGGGCTGCGCATGCACGCCACGCCGCCGTCGTTTGCGCTCGACATGGCGATCTCGGTGGCCGGCAGCATTGTGGTGGAAGCCGAGGCCCGCGAGGCCGTGGCACTTGCAGTTGAAACGGCGATTTTCGATTCCGAGCATACGACCAAGGGCTACTTTGTCCTGATTCCGACCGTCGCGACGCTGCGCACCATGTTCGAGCGGTTGGGGATCGCTGAGGCGGCCTAG
- a CDS encoding chemotaxis protein CheD, with protein MTKSELLVGMADIHFCKGPAKYTCLGLGSCIGLALVDNRTQISGMIHIMLPATFPDRPVDKIGKFADVGIPELIRVMSLHGAEPRRMVAAYCGGAAVFKTDGVGSHLDIGARNADAVKKFLNENRIPVCGVDVGGSSGRTMIYHSDSGEITVRTVLGGERTLCNLKAG; from the coding sequence ATGACCAAGTCCGAGCTGCTGGTCGGCATGGCCGACATCCATTTTTGCAAGGGTCCGGCCAAGTACACCTGCCTCGGACTCGGGTCGTGCATCGGACTGGCCCTGGTGGACAACCGGACCCAGATCAGCGGGATGATTCATATCATGCTGCCAGCTACATTCCCCGATCGTCCGGTGGACAAGATAGGCAAGTTTGCTGATGTTGGCATTCCCGAGCTCATTCGCGTGATGTCGCTGCACGGCGCCGAGCCGCGGCGCATGGTCGCCGCGTACTGCGGCGGCGCGGCGGTTTTCAAAACCGACGGCGTCGGTTCGCACTTGGATATCGGCGCGCGCAACGCCGATGCCGTCAAGAAGTTTTTGAATGAGAATCGCATCCCGGTATGCGGCGTCGATGTCGGCGGCTCGTCGGGCCGCACCATGATCTATCACTCAGATTCGGGCGAAATCACCGTCCGAACCGTTCTCGGGGGAGAAAGAACACTTTGCAATCTCAAGGCAGGTTAA
- a CDS encoding HDOD domain-containing protein, with translation MTLQELLCQAADLPSFPQLALRVARETEHSDACAASIADLMAEDQGLSTRVLRLANSSFFGVPRRIDSLREAIIILGLVNVRRLALAASTYSWFLSTGRGSRLPMALWSQSVGVATVAASLETQSPKVSETDLFTAGILADIGLSAMGAVAPEPVDRVFQLCRDELMALARAEQEVFGFSHEQVGAELATEWGFPDGVITCIRYHHWPHRAPDGEVAPYFLNLAAGLMSETNQGLVALGHQDVILPEVLVALGLETEHLEAARAGLQRALSMPQGILGGLAA, from the coding sequence ATGACTCTCCAAGAACTGCTCTGTCAGGCAGCTGATCTCCCCTCGTTCCCGCAACTCGCGTTGCGAGTGGCGCGCGAAACCGAGCACTCGGACGCTTGCGCGGCTTCGATCGCCGACCTCATGGCCGAGGATCAAGGTCTCTCAACCCGTGTTTTGCGCCTGGCGAATAGCTCATTTTTCGGTGTGCCGCGCCGCATTGATAGCTTGCGCGAGGCGATCATAATTCTGGGGCTGGTGAACGTCCGCCGCTTGGCGCTAGCCGCCAGCACGTACAGCTGGTTCCTCTCCACGGGTCGCGGGTCGCGGCTGCCGATGGCGCTGTGGTCGCAGAGCGTGGGGGTCGCGACGGTGGCCGCGTCGTTAGAAACGCAGTCGCCCAAGGTCAGCGAAACCGACCTGTTTACGGCGGGAATCTTGGCGGATATCGGTCTCTCGGCGATGGGTGCGGTCGCGCCGGAACCCGTGGATCGCGTGTTCCAACTCTGCCGCGACGAGCTGATGGCCTTGGCCAGGGCCGAGCAAGAGGTTTTCGGATTCTCGCACGAGCAAGTTGGCGCGGAACTCGCCACGGAGTGGGGTTTCCCCGACGGCGTGATCACGTGCATTCGCTACCACCACTGGCCGCATCGCGCGCCGGATGGCGAAGTCGCGCCGTACTTCCTGAACCTTGCCGCCGGCCTCATGTCCGAGACGAATCAGGGCCTGGTCGCGCTGGGTCATCAGGACGTGATCTTGCCCGAGGTTCTCGTCGCGTTGGGTCTGGAAACTGAGCACCTAGAAGCGGCCCGAGCGGGCCTGCAACGGGCGTTGAGCATGCCGCAAGGCATTCTGGGAGGACTGGCCGCCTAG
- a CDS encoding chemotaxis response regulator protein-glutamate methylesterase, producing MRKQRILIVDDSPLIRRILSDWIQAEFDLELVGAAENGHEAIRLAEELKPDLITLDVEMPECDGITALRAIMAARPTAVLMISSVTTKGAKSTLAAMEAGAYDFVTKPGGASSVKFGCTKEEVLNKIRAGRYVRVGSPTTLKVTEKPAAVSIPSRSDKVVVIASSTGGPQALVRLWPNIPANFPAPILIVQHMPAGFTDSFAKRLTKLGTVPCVEAKAGMTPEPGVAILAPGGYHMTLDADGKIALDARPTIHGVRPAADFLFETAAARFGSRLIGLVLTGMGKDGAAGALQIKNSGGVVLGESADSCLVYGMPRAAMELGAVSAEASIDDLMSHVAGCLTKRGQNAA from the coding sequence ATGCGTAAACAGCGAATTCTCATCGTGGATGACTCCCCGTTGATCCGACGAATTCTTTCCGATTGGATTCAGGCCGAGTTTGACCTTGAACTCGTCGGCGCGGCGGAGAACGGTCACGAGGCGATTCGTCTGGCCGAGGAACTCAAGCCCGACCTGATTACGCTTGACGTGGAAATGCCCGAGTGCGACGGCATTACGGCGCTCCGCGCGATTATGGCGGCCAGGCCGACGGCGGTTTTGATGATTAGTTCGGTGACCACCAAGGGCGCGAAGTCGACTTTGGCGGCCATGGAAGCCGGCGCCTATGACTTTGTGACCAAGCCCGGCGGAGCAAGCAGTGTGAAGTTTGGCTGCACCAAGGAAGAAGTTCTGAACAAGATTCGGGCGGGGCGATACGTCCGCGTCGGCTCTCCGACAACCTTAAAGGTAACCGAAAAGCCCGCGGCGGTCAGCATTCCCTCGCGTAGCGACAAGGTCGTGGTCATCGCGTCCTCCACCGGTGGTCCGCAAGCGTTGGTGCGCCTTTGGCCGAACATTCCCGCCAACTTCCCAGCGCCGATCCTGATCGTGCAGCACATGCCGGCGGGATTCACGGATTCGTTTGCAAAGCGACTCACGAAGCTCGGCACGGTGCCTTGCGTCGAAGCCAAAGCGGGAATGACGCCGGAGCCGGGCGTCGCGATTCTTGCGCCTGGCGGCTATCACATGACGCTTGACGCGGACGGAAAAATCGCGCTCGACGCGCGTCCCACGATTCATGGTGTGCGGCCAGCGGCGGACTTTTTGTTTGAAACCGCGGCGGCTCGCTTCGGTTCGCGGCTCATTGGCTTGGTGCTGACCGGCATGGGCAAGGATGGCGCGGCAGGCGCGTTGCAGATCAAAAATTCCGGCGGGGTTGTGCTCGGCGAATCAGCGGATTCGTGTCTGGTTTACGGCATGCCGCGGGCGGCGATGGAACTCGGCGCGGTCTCGGCTGAGGCCAGCATCGACGACCTCATGTCGCACGTCGCGGGTTGCCTGACCAAACGAGGGCAGAATGCAGCCTAA